The stretch of DNA AAAGAGTTAATTTTAATTGCACAAGAACTTACTTTTTATGGTTTAGATATTTACAAAGAACGTAAGCTTTCTGCTTTACTTGAGGAGCTTTGTAAGGTTGAAGGAATTGAATGGATTCGTTTACATTATGCCTACCCTACGGGTTTCCCGATGGAAGTGATTGAAACCATGAAAAACAATCCTAAAATTTGTAATTATTTGGATATTCCTTTACAGCATGCTTCAAACAACATGTTAAAAGCCATGCGTAGAGGAACAACTCGTGAAAATACTACTGCATTAGTTAACGACATTAGGAAATTGATACCAGGTATTACCATTAGAACTACTTTTATTGTTGGGTTTCCTGGAGAAACGAAAGAGGACATTGAAGAGATGAAGGATTGGGTGAAAGAAATGCAATTTGATAGACTTGGCGTCTTCACCTATTCACATGAAGAAAATACACATGCTTTTGCTTTAAAAGACGATGTTTCGGAAAAAGAAAAAAACAGAAGAGCTGCAGAAGTAATGGAACTTCAACAAGGAATATCGTTAGCATTAAACGAAGCAAAGGTTGGTAAAACATTTAAAGTATTGTTTGATAGGGTGGAAGGTGATTATTTTGTAGGAAGAACAGAATTTGACTCGCCAGAAGTAGACAACGAAGTGTTAGTAGAAAAAGCATCTAATTTTGTTCGTTTGGGTGATTTTACCATGG from Flavobacteriales bacterium encodes:
- the rimO gene encoding 30S ribosomal protein S12 methylthiotransferase RimO, giving the protein MKTKTLKKNKVNVITLGCSKNLFDSEVTMTQLKANGFEVEHESEQNDAAIVIINTCGFIDNAKQESIDTILRYADAKKEGLVDKLYVTGCLSERYKDNLEEEIKDVDAFFGTRELPKLLKTLNADYKHELIGERIITTPSHYAYLKISEGCDRPCSFCAIPLMRGKHISTPIEQLVTQAENLAKQGVKELILIAQELTFYGLDIYKERKLSALLEELCKVEGIEWIRLHYAYPTGFPMEVIETMKNNPKICNYLDIPLQHASNNMLKAMRRGTTRENTTALVNDIRKLIPGITIRTTFIVGFPGETKEDIEEMKDWVKEMQFDRLGVFTYSHEENTHAFALKDDVSEKEKNRRAAEVMELQQGISLALNEAKVGKTFKVLFDRVEGDYFVGRTEFDSPEVDNEVLVEKASNFVRLGDFTMVKITDADDFDLFGVICE